Within the Bacillus sp. FSL K6-3431 genome, the region TGGGGCGATCTTTATTATCTTCATTCAAATCCTCCTGACCGCAGGTTTAAGCCTGAAATCTATTGAACTCACATCTTTATTATATATAAATATGATAGAAAAGCCAATAGATGAGGTATTGAATACAAATAGATCAAGGGATATATAACTTTGGAACAGATTTTCCCTTCTGCTCCTTAGCGATTAAGTTCTCTGTTTTGATATCGCTATGTTTTACCTTTTTTTGAGCAATGTTTTCAGTTACTTTCGGTTGTTCTTCCTCCGATTCAACAGGAGTATCTTTAAACGCACGGTACATTTTCCACATGGATGGGATATTTTTAACAATAGGACCATATTGCTGAACCATTGGACCGAACTGCTTAGCTGTGCCTAATACTTGCTGTGTTTGGTTTAAAAAAGAATTGATCTTTTGCGGGTTAGCCAATCCTTGAAGAAAAGAAGTACTGGTACTTCCACTTCCACGACTAAAACCCTTGGCAGTATTTCCTATAGCTGCGTTACTATTCTTTTGAAATAAATTCGACAGGAAACTACCTCCCCCACCTCCAGGTCCTCGAGTATTACGCATTGCTCCGTGCGAGCGGGGCATTTGTCTTTGCATTGGCGGTCTCATCATATTACGTTGCATAGGATTATCCTCCTTTCTCAGCTACTATAATGTACATTATGCAACTCCTAATAAAAGGAGTAGTTAAATGGCATATGTATAGGGCTTTAAACAAAAAATCCCTGCCTATAAATTAGTAAAAAAGATAGCTCACATTGTACATGCTTTATTTATGGTTTATAATAATGGTTTGAGGGAGTTTCCCATTAAAGGAGTGAACGGATATGACTGAACATACATTTAATCGATTCCAGTTTAAATCATTTATAAATAAAGCAATTGAAGAATTGGGCTTTAGAGAACCTACTGAAATCCAAGAGAAAATGATTCCATTATTTTTAAAAGGTAAAAGTGCGATTGGACA harbors:
- the vrrA gene encoding VrrA/YqfQ family protein → MQRNMMRPPMQRQMPRSHGAMRNTRGPGGGGGSFLSNLFQKNSNAAIGNTAKGFSRGSGSTSTSFLQGLANPQKINSFLNQTQQVLGTAKQFGPMVQQYGPIVKNIPSMWKMYRAFKDTPVESEEEQPKVTENIAQKKVKHSDIKTENLIAKEQKGKSVPKLYIP